Proteins from one Panicum virgatum strain AP13 chromosome 7K, P.virgatum_v5, whole genome shotgun sequence genomic window:
- the LOC120642837 gene encoding xylanase inhibitor protein 1-like: MSIYRSRTRTISLQSHLIMAFQRHRSWLLLLALACLLCLAATAAEAKRTGELTVFWGRNKDEGTLREACDTGLYNTVVISFSVFGHGKYWTDLSGHPLHGIGADIKHCQSKGIPVFLSIGGGGTHYSLPSSASPEAVANHLWNAYLGGGSGDVFRPFGDAAVDGVDFYVDHGAPDNYDELARRLDYFNSMYYHATAKHVRLTATPRCAFPDRRLERALETGLFERIHVRFYGDEEERCSYKNGGVDGVVEEWEKWTARYPGSQLYVGLAAAESGVPDGAPPPVEVYLKYLYYDLLPKVQKADNYGGIMIWDRFTDSRTGYSTAVKGWASCSYGGCV; the protein is encoded by the coding sequence ATGTCTATCTATCGATCGAGAACAAGAACCATCTCACTGCAGTCTCATCTCATCATGGCCTTCCAACGCCACCGTTCATGGctgctcctcctcgccctcgcTTGCTTGTTGTGCCTCGCTGCCACGGCTGCCGAGGCCAAGCGGACCGGCGAGCTGACGGTGTTCTGGGGCCGGAACAAGGACGAGGGCACCCTGCGCGAGGCCTGCGACACCGGCCTGTACAACACCGTGGTCATCTCCTTCAGCGTCTTCGGCCACGGCAAATACTGGACCGACCTCTCGGGCCACCCGCTCCACGGCATCGGCGCTGACATCAAGCACTGCCAGTCCAAGGGCATCCCGGTGTTCCTCTCCatcggcggcgggggcaccCACTACTCCCTCCCGTCCTCGGCGTCGCCGGAGGCCGTCGCGAACCACCTCTGGAACGCGTACCtcgggggcggcagcggcgacgtgtTCCGCCCCTTCGGCGACGCGGCGGTCGACGGAGTCGACTTCTACGTCGACCATGGCGCGCCGGATAACTACGACGAGCTCGCGCGCCGCCTCGACTACTTCAACAGCATGTACTACCACGCCACGGCCAAGCACGTGCGGCTCACGGCCACGCCGCGCTGCGCGTTCCCGGACCGCCGCCTCGAGCGCGCGCTGGAGACTGGGCTGTTCGAGCGCATCCACGTCCGCTtctacggcgacgaggaggagcggTGCTCGTACAAGAATGGCGGGGTCGACGGCGTCGTGGAGGAGTGGGAGAAGTGGACGGCGAGGTACCCCGGGAGCCAGCTCTACGTGGGGCTGGCCGCGGCCGAGAGCGGCGTGCCGgatggggcgccgccgcccgtggagGTGTACCTCAAGTACCTCTACTACGACCTGCTGCCCAAGGTGCAGAAGGCGGACAACTATGGCGGGATCATGATCTGGGACAGGTTCACCGACAGCAGGACCGGATACAGCACCGCCGTCAAGGGCTGGGCGTCATGCTCTTATGGCGGCTGtgtttaa